The sequence below is a genomic window from Macadamia integrifolia cultivar HAES 741 chromosome 1, SCU_Mint_v3, whole genome shotgun sequence.
GGGGACATATTAGATATTTTTAGAAAACTAAGATGGTATATAATATAAAGTTTCAAATTAGgtgtggtacaagataattttccaatATACTATCAATACGACGAATCCATTGAACAaaaaatcacaacaatcaaaTAATCGATTAAAAAACTCGTACCGAATTCATATAGTTTGAAGAAGATGTTTTCAAGCAGTCGAACCTTTTTAGTTGATCTTGTCTACTCTCTTCTCTATAGCAGCTGGGGAGTAAATAATGGACATTACTACCAATTTGTTGAGTATTACTAGACACTTTAACCTCTTATTGCCAATTTATGCATAAGTAGACAACTAACCATTTTGCTTCAATGATTCAATGAGAAAGTATTTGTTTCTAGATCATATTAATTGAcacatttattatttatttacaaaataacTCAGTTTCAACACAGAGAAATGCCATTTGAGGTGGTTCAGTAGCATCTCACATACGTATAAACATTTATAGTACCAATATTACCATCAGACCTTGCCTCTATTCACTTGAATGATACATGTTAGGTTATCTGTCACAGTTGAAAGTAGCTTATTTGAGATTTGCTGCCCAACTCCTTTGTGAAAAACCTTGTAAAGAATTCTGCCAATGTAAATGACCGGTAAAGGGGTGGTTTATCTAGTGATATCAGCTCTGGAAGGGGTCCATGGAAGTCCTCTCTCTTGCTTGGATTGAAGAAAGTAGCAATTGAGATACGTGGCTGGTGAAGATGATTGGCCAACACTCGGTGCTCCACACTACTGTATCCATCGTTTGAAATAATCTGAAATTATACCAAAAGAAACATATAAGTATATGGATTTAGTTTTCACCATGCCACATTGAATGTAAATTCCTTCATCATCGATGGCAATCATTGCACTTGaatggccataggggaacatTGAAGGGCATTTTGGATCTACAACATATAGGAGGAAGAGGGAATAATGATAACCTTAAATTTATGGATTTTCACCATGGCCGAAGAAAAACATTCCCCAAAATATATAATTGTTATTGTCAAGAATTATAGCAGCTAGAAAGTTAGTACttataaataatttatttattagagATTATTaccttatttattattattattattttttttttttggcactgGTTCAAGAACTGTAGTTTAAGGGCCCAAAGGCTAGTGTTGATCaataaggtccatttccttttTCTGGTTTAACTGCTAGTTTTGCACACAAAACCAAAGCCTGTTAGGTGATCAAAAGAATGAACATTCAATAATATTTTCCCATGTAGGCTTGCTTGATAACGCTTGCTTCTGTTTTGGGGCAATGTTAATATTtcaaaaatgattttgggtatttctgtTTCTCGAtcataattatgaaaaaaaaaaaaattattaagtaacacataataatttatatttttaggcCAAAAAACAATGTTGAAGTCATCATGCACTTTAATATCTGTTTTTGGAACttctataaataataataataataataataacaaaaaaattcatttaataCCCAAAAAATTTGCGAAGGCGGTGGTATTAATGGTTGGTGTTGATGATGGCCGTGGCAGTGGAGGAGGTAATTGTGGTGGTGGAAGGCAATGGAAGTGACGGTGTTGAGAAGAGGAGGTGGTTGAAGTTGTATTGATTgtgttattttaattttaatatgaaATTACTGTTTTGACATCATATTACCATATACGAGCATCCCctactttccttttttgtttctgGGATAGAGAAGCTTCATATTTCTTGTTTGCTCCAAACAGTTCATTTCCAggaacaaaagaataaaataatagtaataaacaAATTTCTATTACTTTTCgttccaaggaaaaaaaataaaacaaagaaatacaGAAATAAAAGAATGGCAAACCCTTAAGTACCTGGAGGAGATCTCCGATGTTGATGACAAGAGCATCACGTACCGGCTGGACATCCACCCAATGTTCCCCTTTCTTCACCTGCAACCCTCCGATCTGGTCTTGTAGCAACACTGTCAGCGCTGCTGGATCCGTGTGAGAATCGATCCCAAGCGTCAGATCTGGTTGGGGACAGAATGGATAGTAGTGGGCCACCATAGTCTTCCCTTCATTACACGTCAACGCCTTCAACTTCCCCCTCTCCACTCCCAACCCTTCCGATAAGAGCTCCATCAACGTCTCTCCCAACCGTTGCACCTGCCTGTCCCACTCCACAAACTCACTCCGACAGATCTCCGGGATTTCACCTATTTCAAGATTCGGGCCCCACCTTAGAGTTATCGTATCCCTCCAAGTGGCAGCCTTCGATCTGTAGATATCGAAGTTGGAAAAAAATGATACACTGCGTCCCATCTCGCGGCTGTAGTGGATCGCTTTGATCTCCGTCGGCTGCTCGTTGAAAGCTTTGATGGCGGCGACCGTACGGTCGAGAACCTGGGAAGGGATGCCATGGTTTGTGACCTGGAAGAAGCCCAGAGAACTGGCGGCGTCTCGGATTTGGTCGACGATGATGGATCTACGGTCTGAATCAAAGCCGGAGAGATCGATGTTGGGGATGAGATTAGAtccaggaggaggaggaggatttgtGGTGGCGGTGGCGGGGAGAGAGT
It includes:
- the LOC122089925 gene encoding 1-aminocyclopropane-1-carboxylate oxidase homolog 4-like; amino-acid sequence: MENGRGEAEEGYDRAKEVKQFDDSKIGVKGLIDSGITSIPRFFVHPPHSLPATATTNPPPPPGSNLIPNIDLSGFDSDRRSIIVDQIRDAASSLGFFQVTNHGIPSQVLDRTVAAIKAFNEQPTEIKAIHYSREMGRSVSFFSNFDIYRSKAATWRDTITLRWGPNLEIGEIPEICRSEFVEWDRQVQRLGETLMELLSEGLGVERGKLKALTCNEGKTMVAHYYPFCPQPDLTLGIDSHTDPAALTVLLQDQIGGLQVKKGEHWVDVQPVRDALVINIGDLLQIISNDGYSSVEHRVLANHLHQPRISIATFFNPSKREDFHGPLPELISLDKPPLYRSFTLAEFFTRFFTKELGSKSQISYFQL